The following are encoded in a window of Candidatus Microthrix parvicella Bio17-1 genomic DNA:
- a CDS encoding DUF1971 domain-containing protein encodes MTNLPTLPDGLELARTTKVFDNETAPTGLLKAHQVAEAVWGRLVVHTGSVGFVFEDMPDDTILVGAGDHVVIPPQRHHHVVLGEPATFVVEFYKAPAGDVVDASRPTTTLSMGLLGSSGSVDPDPA; translated from the coding sequence ATGACCAACCTCCCCACGCTTCCCGACGGCCTCGAGCTCGCCCGCACCACCAAGGTGTTCGACAACGAGACGGCGCCGACGGGGTTGCTGAAGGCGCATCAGGTTGCCGAGGCCGTGTGGGGCCGTCTCGTGGTGCACACCGGTTCGGTCGGGTTCGTGTTTGAGGACATGCCCGACGACACGATCCTGGTCGGCGCCGGCGATCACGTGGTGATCCCGCCCCAGCGACACCATCACGTGGTGTTGGGCGAGCCCGCCACGTTCGTTGTGGAGTTCTACAAGGCTCCTGCCGGGGACGTCGTAGATGCAAGCCGTCCCACCACGACCTTGTCGATGGGCCTCCTCGGCTCATCCGGCTCGGTCGACCCCGACCCGGCGTAG
- a CDS encoding adenosylmethionine--8-amino-7-oxononanoate transaminase: MTQLGSAKALAFDQAHLWHPYTSIPASPAPLLATSASGCRLNVRTSDGEERTLVDGMSSWWAAVHGYSHPVLVDAARNQLETMSHVMFGGLTHQPAVELGRRLVELTPPGLERVFFSDSGSVAVEVAVKMALQHWRSKGKPNKRRLLTWRSGYHGDTFMAMSACDPEGGMHSMWSGVVPAQRFVSEPPAGIDAPIDDDFVAEIDRALTTQRDELAAVIVEPVVQGAGGMRFHNPGYLRVLRDRCDHHGVLLIFDEIATGFGRTGPMFAAEWAGVTPDIMCVGKALTGGMMTLAATLCTDRVAAAISAGEVPVLAHGPTFMANPLACATAVASLDLLVSSDYRASVARIEGALSSGLAAAGDLPQVNDVRVLGAIGVIELDRPVDMERATAAAIDAGVWLRPFRNLIYAMPPYICDDEEITTICDAMVSVAAVHSLAT, translated from the coding sequence ATGACGCAGCTCGGGTCGGCCAAGGCCTTGGCCTTCGACCAGGCGCACCTGTGGCACCCCTACACGTCGATTCCCGCCAGCCCGGCACCGCTGCTGGCGACCTCGGCCTCGGGCTGTCGGCTCAACGTGCGCACCTCCGACGGTGAGGAGCGCACGCTCGTCGACGGCATGTCGTCGTGGTGGGCTGCGGTCCACGGCTATTCGCACCCGGTGCTGGTCGATGCGGCTCGCAATCAGCTGGAGACGATGAGCCATGTGATGTTCGGCGGGCTCACCCACCAGCCGGCGGTCGAGCTGGGACGCCGGCTGGTCGAGCTGACCCCGCCCGGGTTGGAGCGCGTGTTCTTCTCCGACTCGGGCTCGGTGGCGGTCGAGGTGGCGGTCAAGATGGCGCTTCAGCACTGGCGTTCCAAAGGCAAGCCCAACAAGCGTCGCCTGCTCACCTGGCGCAGCGGCTACCACGGCGACACGTTCATGGCGATGTCCGCCTGCGACCCCGAGGGTGGCATGCACTCGATGTGGTCCGGGGTGGTGCCCGCCCAACGGTTCGTCTCCGAACCGCCGGCCGGCATCGACGCGCCGATCGACGATGACTTCGTGGCTGAGATCGACCGAGCCCTGACCACCCAGCGGGACGAGCTTGCTGCGGTGATCGTCGAACCTGTCGTGCAGGGAGCCGGGGGCATGCGCTTCCACAACCCGGGCTACCTGCGGGTGCTGCGCGACCGTTGCGATCACCACGGCGTGCTGCTGATCTTTGACGAGATCGCCACCGGGTTTGGCCGCACCGGGCCGATGTTCGCCGCCGAGTGGGCCGGGGTGACCCCGGACATCATGTGCGTCGGCAAGGCCCTCACCGGCGGCATGATGACCCTGGCCGCAACCCTGTGCACCGACCGGGTTGCGGCGGCGATCTCGGCCGGGGAGGTGCCGGTGCTGGCCCACGGCCCCACCTTCATGGCCAATCCGTTGGCGTGCGCCACGGCGGTTGCATCCCTCGACCTGCTGGTGTCCTCGGACTACCGCGCCTCGGTGGCGCGGATTGAGGGGGCACTGTCGAGTGGCCTCGCCGCGGCCGGCGACCTGCCTCAGGTGAACGACGTGCGGGTGCTGGGCGCCATCGGTGTGATCGAGCTGGACCGCCCGGTCGACATGGAGCGCGCCACGGCCGCTGCCATCGATGCCGGTGTGTGGCTGCGCCCGTTCCGCAACCTGATCTACGCCATGCCGCCATACATCTGCGACGATGAGGAAATCACAACGATCTGCGACGCCATGGTCTCGGTGGCCGCAGTCCATAGCCTGGCCACATGA